In the Desulfovibrio subterraneus genome, GGGAACAGGAGCTTCAGGCTCTTGCCGTGGGAGATGTGGACTCCGCCGATGAGAATGCAACTCGCCGGGGTAACCTTATCACCATGGCGTGGGACAAGCGTGAAGGCGTGGCGCTCGATGCCCTGCAGTGCAAGCTGCTCAAGCTGCAGACTCTGCAGGGGCTGCTCACGGAAGAAGCACGAAAGCTCCATGCCTCCCTCAAGAGCGAGCTTCAGAAAACGAAAAAACACTCCGCCCGGCTTCAGGGCTACAGGCAGGGGGCGCGCATAATGCCTTCCCACAGCCAGTTCGTGAGCAAGCAGGGTTAGTTTTTCCTCCTGATACGACAGGCCGGAAATGCGATATCGCGTTTCCGGCCTTTGTTTTTGCCTGAAGCACCTGTTTTGTACCGGCACCTGCCGCAACTGGCGTGGTGCCTCATTATTTTGCGGTTTACTCCCTTCCCACATTTCCGATTCCGTATATAATGATAGCGGCAGGCTTGACTTTCCGCTATGTCATGTGAAACATGCCTGTTCCGAAATCGACCCCGTGCAGCCAGACGCCATTGTTCCTCACGCGATCATTCCGGCGGCATCCGGGCAACCTTGTACATGATCCTGCCTGCAGATACCGGCGGGCGCATGCAGCAGGGGCCGATAAAACATACATACCGATGCGTATACCTGATCAGGAGACCATATACGATGAATGAAACAGAACACCGTTGCGGGTGGGTGGCCATGATGGGACCGCCGAACGCCGGCAAGTCCACTATGCTGAACGCCTTTCTGGGGCAGAAGGTGGCCATTGTCACCCCCAAGCCGCAGACGACCCGCCACCAGATCAGCGGCATTCTTTCCCGCCCTGATGCGCAGATTATCTTCATGGATACCCCCGGCATCCACCAGTTGCGCGGCAAAATGAACAAGATTCTGCTGCAGACCGCATGGCAGGCCATGAGCGGTGCAGACGTGATCATGGTGGTGCTTGACTCCGACCTGTACATCCGCAAGCCGGAATTTTTTGAAAATGACATCGAGCCGTTGAGCGAGGCGATTCTGAACGAGACCCGCCCCGTTGTCGTGGCTGTTAACAAGGTGGACCTCTTCCGCGACAAGTCGAAGATGCTGCCTTTTCTTGAGCGCCTCAGCAAGCTGTGGCCCAATGCCGAAGTTTTCCCCGTTTCCGCAAAGAATGCGGACGGCCTGACCAAGATTCTGGATCACATCAAAGCCAGACTGCCTGTCAGCCCCGCTCTCTATCCCGCCGACCAGCTCTCTACCATGCCCATGCGTTTCATGGCCGCAGAAGTGGTACGCGAAAAGCTCTTCCTCGACCTGCGTCAGGAATTGCCGTATTATACCGCTGTGGAGATTGAGAAATGGGAAGACACCGGCGACCGGATCATCGTGAACGCCATCATTTATGTCGCCCGCAAGACCCACAAGGCCATGGTCATCGGCAAGGGTGGCCTTACCCTGAAAAGCGTGGGCACCGCCGCCCGCAAGGAACTTCAGGAGATGACAGGCAAAAAGGTGCATCTCGAGCTGTGGGTGAAAATCCGCGAAGGCTGGACCGAGGATATCGGCTTCCTGCGTATGCTGGGGATGTCTTCGTAGCACAGGCACAGATGGCGGCTCCGGCCGCCATTTTTGTTATGCCGTCAATGCATCCGGACGTGTTCCGGTATTGCGGCACGGTTGAACGGATGAAACTGTGCGGCGCCGCGAATATGCGATGCCGCAATGGTCGGGTTTGATATGATGTCTGAACAGGAATCCGGCGCGCTCGCGGCGCGCTATCATGAGGTGCGGGAACGTATAGAGCTGGCAGCGCGAAAGGCGGGCAGGCAGCCCGGTTCCGTTTCGCTGGTGGCTGTTTCCAAGACGCATCCTGCCGAATCTGTTGAGGTTGTTGCCGGAGAAGGGCAGGTTGTCTTTGGCGAAAGTTATGTGCAGGAAGCACTCTCCAAGCAGGAATGCCTGTCGCATCTGGGCCTTGAGTGGCATTTCATTGGCCACCTGCAGAGCAAGAAGGCCAGGGATGTGGTGGGGCGTTTTGCCCTCATTCACGGCGTAGATAATATTAAGTTGGCACAGAATCTGCAAAATCGTATGGCAATGCTGCCGGTTACAAGCACCGGTGGCGACCTAAGTGTGCAAGACATCCTCATTCAGGTGAACATTGGCAGAGAGCCGCAGAAATCCGGCGTTGCCATTGAAGACCTTTTTTCCTTTGCCGAGGATGTTATCAAGTTGCCGCAACTGCGGCTGCGAGGGCTTATGTGCATGCCGCCCTTTCATTGCATAGGCGAGCTGGCATCCCCGTATTTCGCGCACTTGCGGGAGCTTAAGGAACAGGTCGAGCGGCACCTCGGCATGGCTTTGCCCCACCTTTCCATGGGTATGTCCCAGGATTTTGAGCAAGCCATTGCGGAAGGAGCAACACTGGTTCGCGTGGGTACCGATATTTTCGGAGAACGTCCTGCCTGATCCGCATGAGCGGGGAGAAGAGA is a window encoding:
- a CDS encoding YggS family pyridoxal phosphate-dependent enzyme; the encoded protein is MMSEQESGALAARYHEVRERIELAARKAGRQPGSVSLVAVSKTHPAESVEVVAGEGQVVFGESYVQEALSKQECLSHLGLEWHFIGHLQSKKARDVVGRFALIHGVDNIKLAQNLQNRMAMLPVTSTGGDLSVQDILIQVNIGREPQKSGVAIEDLFSFAEDVIKLPQLRLRGLMCMPPFHCIGELASPYFAHLRELKEQVERHLGMALPHLSMGMSQDFEQAIAEGATLVRVGTDIFGERPA
- the era gene encoding GTPase Era, translating into MNETEHRCGWVAMMGPPNAGKSTMLNAFLGQKVAIVTPKPQTTRHQISGILSRPDAQIIFMDTPGIHQLRGKMNKILLQTAWQAMSGADVIMVVLDSDLYIRKPEFFENDIEPLSEAILNETRPVVVAVNKVDLFRDKSKMLPFLERLSKLWPNAEVFPVSAKNADGLTKILDHIKARLPVSPALYPADQLSTMPMRFMAAEVVREKLFLDLRQELPYYTAVEIEKWEDTGDRIIVNAIIYVARKTHKAMVIGKGGLTLKSVGTAARKELQEMTGKKVHLELWVKIREGWTEDIGFLRMLGMSS